One Setaria italica strain Yugu1 chromosome I, Setaria_italica_v2.0, whole genome shotgun sequence DNA window includes the following coding sequences:
- the LOC101778166 gene encoding protein PHOTOPERIOD-INDEPENDENT EARLY FLOWERING 1 isoform X1 yields MASKGPRSKLDHETRARRQKALEAPREPRRPKVHWDHVLAEMVWLAKEFDSERKWKLSMAKKIAQRANKSIVDQATKGERKQKEEEHRMRKVALNISKDVKKFWIKIEKLVVYKHQLELEERKKKALDKQLDFLLGQTERYSTMLAENLVDMPYPQKLENGTLQTNQSSQTEEVAEENENAAIPDDPDNMEVDGDYESSLDEEPEDDEHTIDEDEAQITEAERNEELAALQAEADLPLDDILKMYTETKVKCFSVSRESSPDSKDMLSNLGSKNLIVDSSNQANGCDHDTAHSSSDDGNSSEEEDDGHSYAEFVKKNHGKSNGNISSIDEQEDKDYVAADEGKDDEATLSEEEELAKKEVPDHLEEIKLLQKESEIPLEELLAMYQKDGYADHETTELENSPCIVEETNTDMSLDDQSAKILEVNSDTVVGHLSADVMKTEHNVTANSMQSEIVPEPCAQQNFVEENNLADVNTVNGDKSDDVIADAAAAARSAQPTGNTFLTTNVRTKFPFLLKHSLREYQHIGLDWLVAMYEQRLNGILADEMGLGKTIMTISLLAHLACEKGIWGPHLIVVPTSVMLNWETEFLKWCPAFKILTYFGSAKERKQKRQGWMKPNYFHVCITTYRLVIQDSKVFKRKKWKYLILDEAHLIKNWKSQRWQTLLNFNSKRRILLTGTPLQNDLMELWSLMHFLMPHVFQSHQEFKDWFCNPISGMVEGQDKVNKEVIDRLHNVLRPFILRRLKRDVEKQLPKKHEHVIYCRLSRRQRNLYEDFIASSETQTTLASGNYFGMISIIMQLRKVCNHPDLFEGRPIISSFDMAGINMHLSYSVCMLLDKNPFSHVDLSDMNLVFTQNEFGMSSWEADEVVAAFPPSITSRDSQLDISCSKKDHQGSNVTNIFEDIQKALQDERIKESKERAASIAWWNRLRCEKRPVYGTNMREVLTVKHPVSDILEKRNNPLCHMDYSSSLADLVLPSVERFQKLLDIVESFTFAIPAARAPPPVCWCSKGKSPVFIDPAYREKCTNEFSPILSPIRSAIVRRQVYFPDRRLIQFDCGKLQELAILLRRLKSEGHRALIFTQMTKMLDVLEEFINLYGYTYLRLDGSTPPEERQTLMQRFNTNPKFFLFILSTRSGGVGINLVGADTVIFYDSDWNPAMDQQAQDRCHRIGQTREVHIYRLISESTIEENILKKANQKRALDDLVIQRGSYNTEFFKKLDPMEFFSGHTSLRVEDQQKDCSMTAGSSNDADVGLSNADVEAAIRQAEDEADYMALKKLEQEEAVDNQEFSEEAAGRPEDDDLVNEEDARHDEHIIEEHRYNSSDMEKEKNAALSNQLNEEKALTLAVGDEDTDMLADVKQMAAAAAAAGQASSSFENQLRPIDRYAMRFMELWDPVIDKAAINRQVNVEEEEWELDRIEKLKEDLEAEIDEDQEPLSYESWDVDFATTAYRQHVEALTQKQLLEEQEKQAREAAKELEEKNDNMSAHRRKSKKNKKKTGKFKSLKRGRLSSESEVILEETSVDTMSIDDNAPSPELISDESPRHYSNKRKKIMSATEEENSNRSLKKFKKATKSSSASEALSPRHLREEFNDSDPKSAARTKSDGRISIPCMSVKRVIVIKPERLKKKGIWSRDCASDSWTSEEDAVLCGTVHEYGPLWELASDFLHSLPGGAFYRGKYRHPVHCCERYRELFCKHAMSATDNSNSEKVPSGTGKAILRVSEDQAQMLVNVTSELPNNELLLQKHFMAVLSSVWRSKCRRDPRRVISTYSSALRMLSPVKNPAGSSANWSMVNFRPSFNLVRTALADAQAQSTQIVIPPPMRNQEYCRNHLELELDFLTDQHHYEEDFPSIVNVSILEPEPIKQAVEPVEQSLLSGLSCRQAETRLRMASEACYEGEGSHWASSAFHINDATRHKSGPKSIGKHKAASECGRPPKSKIQKITESHQEGPSTSSNFLRMPGQLFPGAADFHISESLSDFGISDSEFNYSEDLWQEVDYNEFLLDQDDSGLLPGIEELEPLSDFTDIG; encoded by the exons ATGGCATCAAAAGGTCCTCGGTCAAAACTAGACCATGAGACAAGAGCTAGGCGTCAGAAG GCTCTTGAAGCCCCAAGGGAGCCTCGACGGCCAAAAGTTCACTGGGACCATGTCCTTGCTGAGATGGTGTGGCTGGCAAAG GAGTTTGATTCTGAGAGAAAATGGAAGTTGTCCATGGCAAAAAAGATTGCTCAAAGAGCCAACAAGAGCATAGTTGACCAAGCAACAAAGGGCGAGCGAAAACAGAAG GAGGAGGAACATAGAATGAGAAAAGTCGCACTTAATATTTCCAAGGATGTGAAGAAGTTCTGGATCAAAATAGAAAAGCTG GTTGTCTATAAGCATCAACTGGAGcttgaggagaggaagaaaaaggCCCTTGATAAACAACTTGATTTCCTTTTAGGTCAGACTGAGAG GTATTCGACAATGTTGGCGGAAAACCTTGTGGACATGCCGTATCCCCAGAAACTAGAAAATGGAACTTTGCAGACAAATCAATCATCACAGACTGAGGAAGTTGCAGAAGAGAACGAAAATGCAGCAATACCTGATGATCCTG ATAACATGGAAGTGGACGGTGATTATGAGAGCTCCTTGGATGAAGAGCCT GAAGATGATGAGCACACAATTGATGAGGATGAAGCTCAGATCACTGAAGCTGAGCGCAACGAAGAATTAGCTGCTTTACAGGCAGAAGCTGACCTACCACTGGATGATATTCTCAAAATGTATACAGAAACCAAAG TTAAATGTTTCTCAGTTAGCAGGGAAAGCAGTCCAGACAGCAAAGACATGTTAAGTAACTTAGGCTCGAAGAATTTGATTGTAG ATTCTTCGAACCAGGCCAATGGCTGCGATCATGATACTGCTCACTCTTCAAGTGACGATGGCAATTCTTCTGAGGAAGAAGACGATGGCCATTCTTATGCTGAATTTGTTAAGAAGAATCAT GGAAAAAGTAATGGCAACATCTCTTCTATAGATGAGCAG GAAGACAAAGATTATGTTGCTGCTGATGAAGGAAAG GATGATGAAGCAACTTTGTCTGAAGAGGAAGAGTTAGCAAAGAAAGAAGTTCCTGATCATCTGGAAGAG ATTAAGTTATTGCAAAAGGAGAGCGAGATACCACTAGAAGAACTTCTTGCGATGTACCAGAAG gATGGCTATGCAGATCATGAAACAACGGAGTTGGAGAATTCACCCTGTATTGTTGAAGAGACTAATACTGACATGTCGTTGGATGATCAATCTGCAAAGATTCTTGAAGTGAACAGTGATACAGTTGTGGGTCACCTATCTGCGGATGTGATGAAAACTGAGCATAATGTGACTGCTAATTCTATGCAATCAGAAATAGTACCAGAGCCTTGCGCACAACAGAATTTTGTGGAAGAGAATAATCTCGCTGATGTTAACACGGTCAATGGAGATAAAAGTGACGATGTAATTGCtgatgctgcagctgctgccagATCAGCACAACCAACTGGTAACACCTTCTTGACAACAAATGTGCGCACGAAATTCCCATTCCTTCTTAAGCATTCGCTTCGCGAATACCAGCATATAGGGTTGGATTGGTTGGTTGCAATGTATGAGCAGAGGCTTAATGGAATTCTAGCAGATGAAATGGGTCTAGGCAAGACAATCATGACTAtctccttgcttgcacatcttGCATGTGAGAAGGGGATATGGGGTCCTCATCTTATCGTTGTGCCAACTAGTGTTATGCTAAACTGGGAGACTGAATTTCTCAAGTGGTGTCCTGCTTTTAAAATATTGACTTACTTTGGAAGTGCAAAGGAGAGAAAGCAAAAGCGTCAGGGCTGGATGAAACCAAATTACTTCCATGTTTGCATCACAACATACAGGCTTGTCATCCAGGACTCTAAAGTGTTTAAGCGAAAAAAGTGGAAGTATCTTATTCTTGATGAGGCTCATCTGATAAAGAACTGGAAATCACAGCGATGGCAGACTTTACTTAATTTTAATTCAAAACGACGCATTCTTTTGACTGGAACTCCGCTGCAAAATGACCTCATGGAACTTTGGTCCCTGATGCACTTTCTGATGCCTCATGTATTTCAGTCTCACCAGGAGTTCAAGGATTGGTTCTGCAATCCAATTTCAGGAATGGTGGAGGGCCAAGATAAAGTAAATAAAGAAGTCATAGATCGATTGCACAATGTCCTTCGTCCATTTATACTGCGGCGGCTGAAAAGAGATGTCGAGAAACAGTTACCAAAGAAGCACGAGCATGTCATATATTGCCGACTTTCTAGAAGACAAAGGAATTTGTATGAAGATTTTATTGCTAGCTCAGAGACACAAACAACACTAGCAAGTGGGAATTATTTTGGCATGATAAGTATCATTATGCAACTTAGAAAGGTCTGTAACCACCCAGATCTTTTTGAAGGTCGCCCAATAATAAGCTCATTTGACATGGCTGGGATTAACATGCATCTCAGCTATTCAGTATGCATGCTCCTTGATAAGAATCCGTTTTCTCATGTGGACCTATCTGATATGAATCTTGTGTTTACTCAAAATGAATTTGGCATGAGTTCCTGGGAAGCTGACGAGGTGGTTGCTGCTTTTCCTCCAAGTATCACCTCCCGGGACTCTCAGCTGGATATATCCTGCTCGAAAAAGGATCATCAGGGGAGTAATGTAACAAATATTTTTGAAGATATTCAGAAAGCCCTACAGGATGAGAGAATAAAGGAATCCAAAGAAAGGGCAGCTTCCATTGCATGGTGGAATAGGTTACGATGTGAAAAGAGGCCTGTCTATGGCACAAATATGAGAGAGGTTTTGACTGTAAAGCATCCTGTATCTGATATTCTTGAGAAGAGGAACAACCCTTTGTGCCACATGGATTATTCATCGAGCCTAGCAGACCTTGTTCTTCCATCAGTGGAACGGTTTCAGAAACTGCTTGATATTGTGGAATCATTTACATTTGCAATTCCTGCTGCTCGAGCTCCTCCCCCTGTTTGCTGGTGCAGCAAAGGGAAGTCTCCTGTTTTTATTGATCCGGCatatagagaaaaatgcacGAATGAGTTTTCCCCCATTCTGTCTCCTATAAGGTCTGCTATTGTTCGCCGCCAAGTTTACTTTCCTGATAGGCGTTTGATCCAGTTTGATTGTGGCAAGTTGCAGGAACTTGCCATTCTGCTGAGGCGTTTGAAGTCAGAAGGGCACAGAGCCTTGATATTTACTCAGATGACTAAGATGCTTGATGTCTTGGAAGAGTTCATAAATTTATATGGGTATACATATTTACGTTTAGATGGTTCTACACCGCCAGAAGAGAGGCAGACCCTCATGCAGAGGTTCAATACAAATCCAaagtttttccttttcattttgtCTACTCGTAGTGGTGGTGTGGGAATCAACCTAGTAGGTGCGGACACTGTCATATTCTATGACAGTGACTGGAACCCTGCAATGGACCAACAGGCACAGGACAGATGTCACAGGATTGGTCAGACTCGTGAAGTTCACATATATAGACTCATTAGTGAAAGCACTATAGAGGAGAACATTCTGAAGAAAGCGAATCAGAAACGAGCTCTTGATGATCTAGTGATACAGCGAGGTAGCTACAATACAGAGTTTTTCAAGAAGCTCGATCCTATGGAGTTCTTTTCTGGGCACACGTCTCTTCGTGTGGAAGACCAGCAGAAGGACTGCTCTATGACTGCCGGATCTTCAAATGATGCGGATGTGGGGTTGTCAAATGCAGATGTTGAAGCGGCTATTAGACAagcagaagatgaagctgaCTATATGGCTCTCAAGAAGCTAGAGCAGGAAGAAGCCGTGGACAATCAAGAGTTCAGCGAGGAGGCTGCTGGTAGACCAGAGGATGATGATTTGGTAAATGAGGAGGATGCAAGACACGATGAACACATTATCGAAGAACATAGATATAACTCTTCGGAtatggagaaggagaagaatgcTGCTTTGTCCAATCAATTAAATGAAGAAAAGGCTCTTACATTGGCTGTTGGTGATGAAGATACAGACATGCTTGCTGATGTGAAACAGATGGCTGCCGCCGCAGCTGCTGCAGGACAAGCAAGTTCGTCCTTCGAAAACCAGCTCCGGCCAATTGATAGATATGCAATGCGCTTTATGGAACTCTGGGATCCAGTAATTGACAAAGCTGCTATAAATCGTCAAGTAAATGTTGAAGAGGAAGAATGGGAGCTCGATCGCATTGAAAAACTCAAAGAGGATTTAGAAGCAGAAATTGATGAAGACCAGGAACCGCTTTCTTATGAAT CCTGGGATGTTGATTTTGCTACGACAGCCTATCGCCAACATGTTGAGGCTTTAACTCAAAAGCAG TTGTTGGAAGAACAGGAAAAACAGGCTCGGGAAGCTGCAAAAGAGTTGGAGGAGAAAAATGATAATATGAG CGCTCACCGTAGAAAgtcaaaaaagaacaaaaagaagaCCGGCAAGTTCAAGTCCCTGAAAAGAGGACGTTTGTCATCTGAATCAGAAGTCATACTGGAGGAAACTTCTGTAGATACAATGAGCATTGATGACAATGCACCCTCACCTGAACTCATAAGTGATGAATCACCTCGCCATTATTCTAACAAGCGTAAGAAGATTATGTCTGCTACTGAAGAAGAAAACAGTAACAGAAgtttgaagaagttcaagaaagCCACTAAATCAAGTAGTGCCTCAGAAGCCTTGTCACCTAGGCACTTGAGGGAAGAGTTTAATGATTCAGATCCAAAATCGGCAGCTAGAACTAAGAGTGATGGCAGAATTTCCATCCCTTGCATGTCAGTAAAACGTGTTATTGTAATAAAACCTGAGAGGCTGAAAAAGAAGGGAATATGGTCTCGTGATTGTGCTTCAGACTCATGGACATCTGAGGAGGATGCGGTTCTTTGCGGAACTGTGCATGAGTATGGTCCTCTTTGGGAACTGGCAAGTGATTTTCTTCATTCCTTACCAGGTGGTGCTTTTTATAGGGGAAAATATCGTCATCCAGTGCATTGCTGTGAGAGATACCGAGAACTATTCTGCAAACATGCAATGTCAGCAACAGATAATTCTAACAGTGAAAAGGTTCCTTCTGGGACTGGAAAGGCTATACTGAGAGTATCTGAG GATCAAGCTCAGATGTTGGTGAATGTGACCAGTGAACTTCCTAACAATGAGTTGCTTCTCCAGAAACACTTCATGGCTGTACTTTCATCTGTCTGGAGATCAAAATGCCGGCGTGATCCCCGGCGTGTTATAAGTACTTACTCTAGTGCACTACGCATGCTTTCTCCTGTGAAAAATCCTGCTGGATCAAGTGCGAACTGGTCCATGGTAAACTTTAGACCAAGCTTCAATCTAGTTAGGACAGCCCTTGCAGATGCTCAGGCTCAATCTACACAAATTGTGATTCCGCCACCGATGAGAAATCAAGAATACTGCCGGAATCATTTAGAATTAGAATTGGATTTCTTGACAGATCAGCATCATTATGAAGAGGACTTCCCATCTATAGTAAATGTGTCCATACTAGAACCAGAACCAATCAAACAGGCTGTGGAGCCAGTGGAACAATCACTATTGTCTGGACTTTCTTGTAGACAAGCTGAGACCAGACTCAG AATGGCATCAGAAGCTTGTTATGAAGGTGAAGGTTCTCATTGGGCATCATCAGCTTTCCACATAAATGATGCCACCCGGCATAAATCTGGGCCAAAGTCCATAGGAAAGCACAAAGCAGCATCAGAATGTGGAAGACCTCCCAAATCAAAAATCCAGAAGATTACTGAATCGCATCAGGAAGGGCCAAGTACCTCGAGTAATTTTCTTCGGATGCCTGGTCAACTTTTCCCAGGTGCAGCTGACTTCCACATTAGCGAGTCCCTATCTGACTTTGGTATCAGCGATTCTGAATTCAACTACTCCGAGGATCTCTGGCAAGAGGTTGACTACAACGAGTTCCTCCTGGACCAGGATGACTCTGGTCTCCTTCCTGGTATTGAGGAGTTAGAACCTCTTTCAGATTTCACAGATATTGGATGA